In a single window of the Dysgonomonas mossii genome:
- a CDS encoding MutS-related protein, giving the protein MTLEEVQESYKDLIKREDEKLTKLKSAIFQIGTLRLVTILGCILLCWVMWGHTVAVVSIIFITVVIFLYLLKYHNKLFLKKRYCELLIKNAEGELKGIDYDFSAFDGAPEKANGSHSYSVDLDLFGNHSFFQSINRTVTSCGKNKLADSLLKPFEKKDDIIAHQEAVKELSRNPRLLNHLRATGQMSETEGLDIDHFSRQFMQTRLLSESYWRYFVYIAPVLFGLSIVLSSLGLMPIAILGSCWTIFFIASLTPMKDIRLKMSFFEKKIETLQTYSSLFEIIETEEFKSPLLIELQNKIKEGELASLAIHQLKSYSNNLDQSSNVLGLLLLNPIFFWNIIYSIKIEKWISRHQENIGSWLKVLAEFDSLVSFAVYTYNHPDYIYPEASETYILEGKNLGHPMLNRKVCVSNDVTIESHPFFLVVTGANMAGKSTYLRTVGINLMLACAGAPVCASSLKFYPYKLVTNLRTSDSLTDNESYFFAELKRLKMIIDRLQSGEPLFIILDEILKGTNSEDKQKGSIALMKQLVSLRTNGIIATHDLLLGDLEKEFPDAIKNYRFEADIKDDHLSFTYKIREGVAQNMNASFLMKKMGITGL; this is encoded by the coding sequence ATGACACTAGAAGAAGTACAAGAATCATATAAGGATCTTATAAAAAGAGAAGACGAAAAGCTGACTAAACTAAAAAGTGCTATTTTTCAGATCGGAACTTTGCGGTTAGTTACTATCTTGGGATGTATCCTCCTTTGCTGGGTAATGTGGGGACATACTGTTGCCGTTGTTTCTATTATTTTTATAACAGTCGTCATCTTTCTCTATCTGCTAAAATATCACAACAAACTATTTCTCAAAAAAAGATATTGTGAATTATTGATTAAGAATGCCGAAGGTGAGCTGAAAGGTATCGATTATGATTTTTCAGCTTTCGATGGAGCACCTGAAAAGGCTAATGGCAGCCATAGCTATAGTGTAGATCTCGACTTATTTGGAAATCACTCATTCTTTCAGTCTATAAACCGTACTGTTACTTCTTGTGGCAAGAACAAACTAGCAGACTCCCTGCTAAAGCCCTTTGAGAAAAAAGATGATATTATTGCACATCAAGAAGCCGTAAAAGAATTGAGTCGTAACCCACGGCTACTCAACCACCTGAGAGCAACAGGACAGATGAGCGAAACCGAGGGACTGGATATAGATCACTTCTCCCGTCAATTTATGCAAACTCGCTTATTATCTGAAAGCTATTGGCGATACTTTGTATATATCGCACCGGTTCTATTTGGCCTATCTATTGTCCTAAGTTCCTTAGGATTGATGCCTATTGCAATACTAGGATCTTGTTGGACTATTTTCTTTATAGCAAGCCTTACTCCGATGAAAGACATTCGGCTGAAGATGAGCTTTTTTGAGAAGAAAATAGAGACCCTACAAACATACTCAAGCCTATTTGAAATAATAGAGACCGAAGAGTTTAAATCACCATTATTAATCGAATTACAAAATAAAATTAAAGAAGGGGAACTTGCCTCACTAGCTATCCATCAGCTAAAATCATATAGCAACAACCTCGATCAGTCATCCAATGTCTTGGGGTTGCTTCTTCTCAATCCCATTTTCTTCTGGAATATTATTTATTCAATAAAGATTGAAAAGTGGATAAGCCGCCATCAAGAAAATATCGGAAGCTGGTTAAAAGTTTTGGCAGAGTTTGACAGTCTGGTGTCTTTTGCTGTATATACTTACAACCATCCCGATTATATTTATCCCGAGGCATCTGAAACATATATATTGGAAGGTAAAAACCTTGGTCACCCGATGCTCAATCGGAAGGTGTGCGTAAGCAACGATGTAACAATAGAAAGCCATCCCTTTTTCCTTGTAGTTACAGGAGCAAACATGGCAGGAAAAAGTACATACTTGCGAACCGTAGGCATAAACCTCATGCTGGCTTGCGCTGGTGCTCCGGTGTGTGCCTCTTCATTGAAATTCTATCCATACAAGCTTGTTACCAATCTTCGCACCTCCGATTCGCTTACAGACAACGAATCTTACTTTTTTGCAGAACTTAAGCGTCTCAAAATGATAATCGACCGTCTACAATCGGGCGAACCATTGTTTATTATCCTCGACGAGATACTGAAAGGCACCAACTCGGAAGATAAGCAAAAAGGCTCTATAGCTTTGATGAAACAATTGGTGTCACTAAGGACAAATGGTATCATTGCTACGCACGATTTATTGTTGGGCGACCTTGAAAAAGAGTTTCCCGATGCTATAAAGAATTACCGCTTTGAGGCGGATATTAAAGATGATCATCTCTCATTTACCTACAAAATCAGAGAAGGAGTAGCTCAAAATATGAACGCAAGCTTTCTGATGAAAAAAATGGGTATTACCGGATTATGA
- a CDS encoding head GIN domain-containing protein: MKSILYTISISLLIFVAQSCNFNSVRGNGTIVENEVSISDYKAIEFGGGGELIYEQKPDTAPYVRVETDENIYPLLIIKTDGDVLSFKSKENINPTTYKIYTNSKDLTSLSISGSMKAHLKGKLETSKLDISVSGSGNIIIDSLICHSLSTRVSGSGDVNAKGKVTNIDSRISGSGKVIATDLVADSVKCSVSGSGDFFVYANKYLDVSISGSGSVKYKGNPQIDQSISGSGKISRQE, translated from the coding sequence ATGAAATCTATTTTATACACAATCAGCATTAGTTTATTAATATTTGTTGCCCAGTCTTGTAATTTCAATTCGGTAAGAGGTAACGGAACAATAGTAGAAAACGAAGTTAGTATATCTGACTATAAAGCCATTGAGTTTGGTGGGGGCGGTGAACTCATTTATGAACAAAAGCCGGACACAGCACCGTATGTACGCGTAGAAACTGATGAAAATATTTATCCGTTGTTGATAATAAAAACAGATGGAGATGTACTCTCTTTCAAGAGCAAAGAAAACATCAACCCTACAACATACAAAATATATACTAATTCGAAAGACCTGACAAGCCTAAGCATCAGCGGTTCTATGAAAGCTCACTTAAAAGGCAAGTTAGAAACTTCAAAATTAGACATATCAGTATCAGGGAGTGGCAACATCATTATAGACAGCCTTATATGTCACTCTTTGTCAACAAGAGTATCAGGATCGGGCGATGTAAATGCAAAAGGTAAAGTAACAAACATAGACTCCAGAATATCAGGTAGCGGTAAAGTAATAGCTACTGATCTAGTTGCCGACTCTGTTAAATGTTCGGTATCAGGTAGCGGAGACTTTTTTGTATATGCCAACAAATATCTGGACGTAAGCATTTCTGGCAGTGGTAGCGTTAAATACAAAGGCAACCCGCAAATAGATCAGTCAATATCCGGAAGCGGTAAGATTTCGAGACAAGAATAA
- a CDS encoding beta-ketoacyl-ACP synthase III: MIRAAITGIGAYVPEDILTNSDIEKLVDTTDEWIMTRVGIKERRVLKGEGKGTSVMGAEAVKELLKKTNTKPEEVEVIIFATTTPDYVFPSTAAMTAEACGIKNALGFDIQAACSGFIYALEVGSNFIKSGKYKKVIVAAGDKMTSIANYKDRATCPLFGDAAGAVMLEPTEEEFGIMDSILHLDGIGITHLHQYGGGSAYPASHETVDKDMHYVYQEGQVVFKHAVSKMADVSVEIMERNNLSNESVDWLVPHQANIRIIEAVGNRMGLSPNKVMVNIQKYGNTSAATIPVCIHEWESQLKKGDNLILTAFGGGFTWGALYLKWAY; this comes from the coding sequence ATGATTCGAGCTGCAATTACCGGTATAGGAGCATATGTCCCTGAGGATATTCTCACCAACAGTGATATTGAAAAATTGGTGGATACTACAGACGAATGGATCATGACCCGTGTCGGAATCAAAGAACGTCGTGTACTCAAAGGCGAAGGCAAAGGAACTTCTGTTATGGGAGCCGAAGCTGTGAAAGAATTATTGAAGAAAACAAATACCAAACCAGAAGAGGTTGAGGTAATCATTTTTGCCACTACTACACCTGACTATGTATTTCCATCAACGGCTGCGATGACAGCTGAAGCTTGTGGAATAAAAAATGCTTTAGGGTTTGATATCCAAGCTGCATGTTCAGGCTTTATATATGCATTAGAGGTTGGCTCTAACTTTATCAAATCAGGCAAGTACAAAAAAGTAATTGTAGCTGCAGGAGATAAAATGACATCTATAGCCAACTATAAAGATCGTGCTACATGTCCTCTATTTGGAGATGCTGCAGGTGCTGTAATGCTGGAGCCTACCGAAGAAGAGTTTGGCATTATGGATAGTATTCTTCATCTCGATGGAATTGGAATAACTCATCTCCACCAATATGGAGGGGGTTCGGCTTATCCGGCTTCACACGAGACCGTAGATAAAGACATGCACTATGTATATCAAGAAGGACAAGTAGTATTCAAACATGCCGTATCTAAAATGGCTGATGTTTCTGTAGAGATAATGGAACGTAATAATCTATCAAACGAATCGGTAGACTGGTTAGTTCCTCATCAGGCAAACATTCGCATTATCGAGGCTGTAGGAAATCGTATGGGACTTTCGCCAAACAAGGTTATGGTAAACATACAAAAGTATGGTAATACAAGTGCTGCCACAATTCCTGTCTGCATACACGAATGGGAATCTCAGCTTAAGAAAGGAGACAACCTCATCCTTACAGCATTTGGCGGAGGATTTACATGGGGAGCTTTATACTTAAAATGGGCATATTGA
- the rpmF gene encoding 50S ribosomal protein L32, which produces MAHPKRRQSKSRTAKRRTHDKAVAPTLAVCSNCGSWHVFHTVCPECGYYRGKLAIEKGAAV; this is translated from the coding sequence ATGGCACATCCGAAACGAAGACAGTCAAAGTCTAGAACAGCTAAAAGAAGAACTCATGACAAAGCAGTAGCTCCAACATTAGCTGTATGCTCTAATTGCGGCTCTTGGCATGTATTCCACACAGTTTGCCCTGAGTGCGGATACTACAGAGGTAAATTGGCAATAGAAAAAGGAGCGGCGGTTTAA
- a CDS encoding DUF2851 family protein, with product MEDILHYIWKFKLYQKELKTTDGRQIEVLDVGLPNTNEGPDYFNAKIKIDGELWAGNIEIHTSSDQWKAHNHHKNKSYNSVILHVVEKANCEVFNELGQSVIQCEITYPQHIKENYDFLIHSNTDIPCRNYIGNVPPFHLNSWMNTLLIERLERKANHIESLLKSFQNSWEDAFYVLLTRNFGFGLNSDSFERLALSLPLRCIQKQGDNIIQIEALLFGQAGMLDNVKVQDDYFSLLKKEYEFLKNKYDLKPLDSYIFKSMRSRPTAFPQIRIAQLASLLHSSHGLFSKITACDDIGRIRLMFHVNVSEYWQTHYAFGVTSERKSKYLGDSSLDILLINTVAPILFIYGKSIDNETLCERALKFLEMLKPEQNSITKLFAKLKMPLNSAADSQAMIQLKREYCELRKCLFCRIGHQLLVEK from the coding sequence ATGGAAGACATTTTACACTACATCTGGAAATTCAAACTCTATCAGAAAGAACTCAAAACGACTGATGGTCGTCAGATAGAAGTTTTAGACGTAGGCTTGCCAAATACGAATGAGGGTCCCGACTATTTTAATGCTAAAATAAAAATAGATGGTGAACTATGGGCAGGAAATATAGAAATACATACAAGCTCAGATCAATGGAAAGCACATAACCATCATAAAAACAAAAGCTATAATTCGGTGATACTTCATGTAGTAGAGAAGGCTAATTGTGAAGTATTTAATGAACTGGGACAATCTGTTATCCAATGCGAGATAACGTATCCGCAGCATATAAAAGAGAACTATGATTTTCTGATTCATTCCAATACGGATATTCCGTGCCGCAACTATATAGGAAACGTTCCGCCTTTCCACCTCAACTCGTGGATGAATACGTTACTGATAGAGCGTCTCGAAAGAAAAGCAAACCATATAGAAAGCTTGCTTAAGAGTTTCCAGAACTCGTGGGAAGATGCTTTTTATGTGCTGCTTACCAGAAATTTTGGATTTGGTCTCAACTCCGACTCTTTTGAGCGATTAGCGCTTAGTCTGCCATTGAGGTGCATTCAAAAACAAGGAGACAATATTATTCAAATAGAAGCTCTTTTATTCGGACAGGCAGGTATGCTTGATAATGTGAAAGTTCAAGACGATTACTTCTCTTTGTTGAAAAAAGAATATGAGTTTCTGAAAAATAAATATGATCTGAAACCGTTAGATTCATATATATTCAAAAGTATGAGATCACGGCCTACGGCTTTTCCTCAGATAAGAATTGCCCAACTGGCTTCTTTGTTGCATAGTTCACATGGATTATTTTCTAAAATTACAGCTTGTGATGATATCGGACGTATCCGGCTGATGTTTCATGTCAATGTCTCTGAGTATTGGCAAACCCATTACGCATTTGGAGTAACATCGGAACGCAAGTCTAAATATCTAGGTGATTCGTCTCTCGACATTTTACTGATCAATACCGTAGCTCCGATATTATTTATATATGGGAAAAGTATAGACAATGAAACCCTTTGCGAACGGGCTCTAAAGTTTTTGGAAATGCTAAAACCTGAACAAAATAGTATAACCAAGCTTTTTGCAAAATTGAAAATGCCATTAAACAGTGCAGCCGACTCACAGGCTATGATTCAACTGAAGAGAGAATATTGCGAACTTCGCAAATGTTTGTTTTGTAGAATAGGACATCAATTACTGGTAGAAAAATAA
- a CDS encoding RNA recognition motif domain-containing protein has translation MNIFIAGLSYSINDNDLRDLFNEYGEISSAKVIMDKATGRSKGYGFVELEDNAAGQKAIEELNGAEYDGRTISVSEARPRTEGGDRPRRNFDNNRGGNGGFRRREY, from the coding sequence ATGAACATTTTTATTGCAGGGTTGAGCTACAGCATCAACGACAATGATTTGAGAGATTTATTCAACGAATACGGTGAAATTTCCTCAGCAAAAGTTATTATGGACAAGGCTACAGGCCGTTCTAAAGGTTATGGATTTGTTGAACTTGAAGACAATGCAGCCGGACAAAAAGCTATTGAAGAATTAAATGGTGCTGAATATGACGGAAGAACTATTTCTGTTTCAGAAGCTCGTCCTCGTACAGAAGGTGGAGACCGCCCACGCAGAAACTTCGATAACAACAGAGGTGGAAACGGTGGTTTTAGAAGACGTGAATATTAA
- the ribF gene encoding riboflavin biosynthesis protein RibF, with product MQLVDKTNKIELPSLVATIGFFDGVHTGHRYLIDQVKEEAAKRGLPSAVITFPVHPRKVLQKDYQPSLLCGYDEKIERLATTGIDYCICLDFTVEISQMSAKRFMQDILKEKLNVDSLIIGYDHRFGHNREDGFSDYERYGSEIKMQVIEAKALPGLEHVSSSRIRKLLAEGYIRKAGKLLSYNYTISGKIVEGFKVGRTIGFPTANIQIWETYKVVPAFGIYAVYVHVEGIKYDGMLYIGKRPTLHNGDNISIEVNLFDFDGDLYNKTLTAEFLDFVRPDEKFSDIATLKDQISRDKETVIKVIENYKGLNT from the coding sequence ATGCAGTTAGTGGATAAGACAAACAAGATAGAACTTCCGTCATTAGTGGCTACTATTGGCTTTTTCGATGGTGTACATACCGGACATCGGTATCTTATTGATCAGGTGAAAGAAGAAGCCGCCAAGCGAGGTTTACCCTCTGCCGTCATAACTTTTCCTGTACATCCGCGAAAGGTGTTGCAAAAAGACTATCAGCCGTCTTTACTTTGTGGCTATGACGAAAAGATAGAGCGTTTGGCTACTACCGGAATCGATTATTGTATTTGTCTCGACTTTACGGTTGAGATATCACAAATGTCTGCGAAGAGATTCATGCAGGATATCCTGAAAGAAAAACTGAATGTTGATTCTCTCATCATAGGCTACGATCATCGTTTTGGTCACAATAGAGAAGATGGCTTTTCAGACTACGAACGCTATGGCAGTGAAATAAAAATGCAGGTCATAGAAGCGAAAGCTTTACCCGGGCTCGAACATGTTAGTTCGTCACGTATACGTAAGCTTCTGGCAGAAGGATACATCCGTAAAGCGGGGAAGTTATTATCATATAACTACACCATCTCAGGAAAGATTGTAGAAGGATTTAAAGTAGGCAGGACGATAGGTTTCCCAACTGCCAATATACAGATATGGGAGACTTACAAGGTCGTTCCTGCATTTGGTATATATGCAGTCTATGTACATGTCGAAGGTATTAAATATGATGGTATGCTTTACATTGGCAAGCGCCCTACACTGCATAATGGAGATAATATAAGCATAGAGGTTAATCTCTTCGATTTTGACGGAGATCTGTATAATAAAACCCTCACGGCAGAATTTCTTGATTTTGTGCGTCCTGACGAAAAATTCTCAGATATTGCGACTTTAAAGGATCAGATTAGTAGAGATAAAGAGACTGTAATAAAAGTTATTGAAAATTATAAAGGGCTTAATACCTAG
- a CDS encoding HAD family hydrolase, protein MSQKIKNILFDLGGVIISLNKQEALNRFTAIGFPNIEDYLGEFRQEGIFLEYEEGKISPEGFYKEFRKLCGNDNIAAEDIDNGWLGFLAGIPPYKFELLKELRKKYKVYLLSNTNPSVIKWASSEAFSPEGLPIQAYFDKCYLSFEIGHAKPDREIFDFILADSGMISSETLFLDDGKANIEIGKEIGFETCLVDQTEDLRKVFTDRNLL, encoded by the coding sequence ATGTCTCAAAAAATAAAAAATATACTTTTTGATCTGGGAGGAGTTATTATAAGCCTAAATAAACAGGAAGCGTTGAACCGTTTTACGGCTATTGGCTTCCCTAATATTGAAGATTATTTAGGTGAGTTTCGTCAAGAAGGAATATTTCTGGAGTACGAAGAAGGTAAAATAAGTCCTGAAGGTTTTTATAAAGAATTCCGCAAGTTATGCGGTAATGATAATATTGCTGCCGAAGATATCGATAATGGTTGGTTAGGCTTTTTAGCGGGGATTCCTCCATACAAATTTGAACTTTTGAAAGAGCTTCGCAAAAAGTATAAAGTATATTTATTAAGCAATACAAATCCGTCTGTAATTAAATGGGCTTCAAGTGAGGCTTTCTCACCCGAAGGTTTGCCTATTCAGGCATATTTTGATAAATGCTATCTTTCTTTTGAGATAGGGCATGCAAAACCCGACAGGGAGATATTTGACTTTATACTTGCCGATTCGGGAATGATTTCGTCCGAGACTCTGTTTCTGGATGATGGCAAAGCGAATATAGAAATAGGTAAAGAGATTGGCTTTGAAACTTGTCTGGTCGATCAAACAGAAGACCTAAGAAAAGTGTTTACTGATAGAAACCTATTATAA
- a CDS encoding biotin/lipoyl-containing protein, producing the protein MKQFIYRINGQEYIVAVNKMDNGLAEVAVNGSNYKVELVNNEEEITLVTRPASKAPAATATAAAPKATTSAPTKPASGGAGSVKSPLPGIIIDVLVNEGDEVKKGQTVVMLEAMKMENAIQATQDGKVTGIHVSKGDSVLEGVALITIG; encoded by the coding sequence ATGAAACAGTTCATATATAGAATAAACGGACAGGAATACATAGTAGCCGTAAACAAGATGGATAACGGTCTTGCTGAAGTTGCAGTAAACGGAAGCAACTATAAAGTAGAATTGGTAAACAACGAGGAAGAAATCACTCTTGTTACTCGTCCGGCTTCGAAAGCACCGGCAGCTACTGCCACAGCAGCAGCACCTAAAGCTACAACTTCGGCACCAACTAAACCAGCAAGTGGTGGTGCAGGCAGTGTAAAATCTCCGCTTCCGGGCATCATCATTGACGTATTAGTTAATGAAGGTGACGAAGTGAAGAAAGGACAAACTGTAGTTATGCTTGAGGCTATGAAAATGGAGAATGCGATCCAAGCAACTCAGGACGGAAAAGTTACCGGTATACATGTATCTAAAGGAGACTCTGTACTAGAAGGAGTTGCTCTGATTACAATCGGATAA
- the recO gene encoding DNA repair protein RecO: MLYKTRGLVLNTINYNDKYLLAQLFTESFGRVTYMVSKARGKGSKVPKSLFSPLAILDMEVEHQSNRDIQRIREARSDFYLYEIAGDMGKTSMTFFLSEFLSRVLKDADTSQLLFDFLEQSVQILEMTDKSIANFHLVFMLKLSHFMGFYPNLEEYRENNLFDMINGEFVHYQPLHNHYLNRYDSKALSMLARITYENMHHFVFSRQDRVNIINRILEYYRLHLYDFPALKSLDVLHELF, translated from the coding sequence GTGCTTTATAAGACAAGAGGACTGGTACTGAATACCATAAACTACAACGACAAGTATTTGCTTGCTCAGTTATTTACCGAATCTTTCGGGCGGGTAACGTATATGGTGTCCAAAGCAAGAGGTAAGGGATCAAAAGTTCCCAAATCTTTATTTTCGCCTTTAGCGATACTCGACATGGAAGTTGAGCATCAAAGCAATAGAGACATTCAAAGAATCAGAGAAGCCCGCTCCGATTTTTATTTATATGAGATAGCCGGAGATATGGGAAAAACGTCAATGACTTTTTTCCTTTCCGAGTTTTTGTCAAGGGTCTTAAAAGATGCCGACACCAGCCAATTGCTATTCGACTTTCTTGAACAGTCGGTCCAGATACTCGAGATGACGGATAAAAGCATAGCTAATTTCCATTTGGTATTTATGCTCAAACTGAGCCACTTTATGGGATTTTATCCTAACCTTGAAGAATACAGGGAAAATAATTTGTTTGATATGATAAACGGCGAGTTTGTTCATTATCAACCTTTGCATAATCATTATCTTAACAGGTATGACAGTAAAGCTTTATCTATGCTGGCACGTATTACGTACGAAAATATGCATCATTTTGTTTTCTCTCGGCAAGATCGGGTTAACATCATAAATAGAATATTGGAATACTACCGTTTGCATCTGTACGACTTTCCGGCACTGAAGTCACTCGATGTCTTACACGAATTGTTTTAG
- a CDS encoding YceD family protein: MGKFSLYNIPLRSLTEGKHEFKYDLDNKYFALIDDGTADIKRGNLKVVVSLKKTSTIFELNFDITGFVLVPCDRCLDDINMNVETKNKLVVKFGKEYSEESDEIVIIPEDDGEINIAWFLYEFIVLSLPAKRIHPPGTCNKTMSSKLNKHRAKSSSDEDSDEDDLDDIEIEDDSSLTDSRWDALKDVSIDED; encoded by the coding sequence GTGGGAAAGTTTAGCTTATATAATATCCCTTTGAGAAGTTTAACCGAAGGGAAACATGAATTCAAGTATGACTTGGATAATAAGTACTTTGCTCTTATTGATGACGGCACGGCCGATATAAAAAGGGGCAACTTAAAAGTAGTAGTATCTTTAAAAAAGACCAGTACTATTTTTGAGCTCAATTTTGATATTACCGGTTTTGTTTTAGTTCCATGCGACAGATGTTTAGACGACATCAACATGAATGTGGAAACAAAAAATAAGCTTGTCGTTAAATTCGGTAAAGAATACTCTGAAGAAAGTGATGAGATTGTTATCATCCCTGAAGATGATGGAGAAATTAATATCGCATGGTTTTTGTATGAATTTATCGTACTCAGTTTACCGGCAAAACGAATACATCCTCCGGGCACATGCAATAAAACAATGTCTTCTAAGTTAAATAAGCATCGGGCTAAAAGTTCTTCCGATGAAGATTCGGACGAAGACGACTTGGATGATATCGAAATTGAGGACGACTCATCCCTTACAGATTCTCGTTGGGACGCATTGAAAGATGTCTCTATTGACGAGGATTAA
- the mce gene encoding methylmalonyl-CoA epimerase: protein MDISHIEHLGIAVKSIEEQLPYYEGVLGLKCYSIEVVEDQKVKTAFFKVGQTKIELLEPTSPDSTIAKFIEKKGEGIHHIAWCVQDGVANALAEVEAKGVQLIDKAPRRGAEGLDIAFLHPKSTGSVLTELCETPKK from the coding sequence ATGGATATTTCGCACATTGAACATCTAGGTATTGCTGTGAAAAGCATCGAAGAACAACTTCCTTATTATGAAGGAGTTTTAGGCTTAAAATGCTACAGCATAGAGGTTGTTGAAGATCAAAAAGTAAAGACCGCTTTTTTTAAAGTAGGCCAAACAAAAATCGAACTGCTTGAACCGACAAGTCCAGACAGCACAATTGCTAAATTTATTGAGAAAAAAGGAGAAGGAATTCACCACATTGCATGGTGTGTTCAAGACGGCGTAGCAAACGCTTTAGCTGAAGTAGAAGCTAAAGGAGTTCAACTAATAGACAAAGCCCCTCGCCGTGGTGCTGAAGGTCTTGATATCGCATTCCTTCACCCGAAATCAACAGGAAGCGTTCTTACAGAACTTTGTGAGACTCCAAAAAAATAA
- a CDS encoding acyl-CoA carboxylase subunit beta: MGQLEKVKELIELRAKARLGGGEKRIEAQHAKGKYTARERLAILLDEGSFEEFDMFVEHRSTNFGMDKQKFLGDGVVTGCGTIEGRLVYVFAQDFTVIGGSLSETMALKICKVMDMAMKVGAPVIGINDSGGARIQEGVNALAGYSEIFQRNILASGVIPQISGIFGPCAGGAVYSPALTDFVLMTEGTSYMFLTGPKVVKTVTGEDVTQEELGGASVHTTKSGVAHFSVANEDDGLSLIRHLYSFLPQNNMEEAPRKECTDPAARMEDLLNEIIPDNPNKPYDMFEVIGAVVDNGEFLEVHGNYAKNIIIGFARMNGQSVGIVANQPKYLAGVLDINASRKAARFVRFCDAFNIPLVTLVDVPGFLPGTGQEYGGVITHGAKLLYAYGEATVPKVTVTLRKSYGGSHIVMSCKQLRGDINYAWPTAEIAVMGADGAAEVLYAKEIKESENPAEALAAKKAEYNKLFCNPFNAARYGYIDDVIEPRNTRFRVIRALEQLRTKKQVNPSKKHDNLPL; encoded by the coding sequence ATGGGCCAACTTGAAAAAGTAAAAGAGCTGATAGAGCTCCGCGCAAAGGCACGCCTCGGTGGAGGAGAAAAGAGAATAGAAGCTCAACATGCAAAAGGCAAGTATACTGCACGCGAACGCTTAGCCATCTTATTGGATGAAGGCAGTTTCGAAGAATTTGACATGTTCGTTGAACACCGCAGTACAAACTTCGGAATGGACAAACAAAAATTCCTTGGAGACGGAGTCGTAACAGGCTGTGGTACGATCGAAGGTCGTCTTGTTTATGTCTTCGCTCAAGACTTTACTGTTATAGGAGGATCACTTTCCGAAACTATGGCATTAAAGATCTGTAAAGTAATGGATATGGCAATGAAAGTAGGTGCTCCGGTAATCGGCATCAACGACTCGGGAGGTGCACGTATACAAGAAGGAGTTAACGCTCTTGCAGGCTATTCAGAAATTTTCCAACGCAATATCTTAGCTTCAGGTGTAATACCTCAAATATCAGGAATCTTCGGTCCATGTGCCGGTGGTGCAGTATATTCACCAGCTTTGACAGACTTTGTCTTGATGACAGAAGGCACATCTTATATGTTCCTTACAGGACCTAAAGTTGTGAAAACTGTAACCGGAGAAGATGTAACACAAGAAGAACTTGGTGGAGCAAGCGTACACACTACTAAATCCGGTGTTGCTCATTTCTCTGTAGCGAACGAAGATGATGGATTATCTTTGATCCGCCACTTATATAGCTTCCTTCCTCAAAACAATATGGAAGAAGCTCCTCGCAAAGAATGTACAGACCCAGCTGCCAGAATGGAAGATTTACTAAATGAAATCATCCCTGACAATCCGAATAAACCATACGATATGTTTGAAGTAATCGGTGCAGTTGTCGACAATGGCGAATTCCTTGAAGTACATGGAAACTATGCTAAGAACATAATAATTGGTTTTGCCCGCATGAATGGTCAATCTGTTGGTATCGTGGCTAACCAACCTAAATACCTTGCCGGAGTACTAGACATCAACGCTTCACGCAAAGCAGCTCGTTTTGTACGTTTCTGCGATGCCTTCAATATTCCCTTGGTAACATTGGTAGACGTACCTGGGTTCCTTCCTGGAACAGGTCAAGAATACGGCGGTGTAATTACTCATGGAGCAAAACTTCTTTATGCATATGGAGAAGCTACAGTACCTAAAGTAACAGTTACTCTACGTAAGTCTTACGGAGGTTCACACATCGTAATGAGCTGTAAACAACTTCGTGGCGACATCAACTATGCATGGCCTACTGCCGAAATCGCAGTTATGGGTGCTGATGGAGCAGCAGAAGTACTTTACGCGAAAGAAATCAAAGAATCTGAGAATCCCGCTGAAGCACTTGCTGCAAAGAAAGCAGAATACAACAAATTATTCTGTAATCCTTTCAACGCTGCACGCTATGGATATATCGATGACGTAATAGAACCGAGAAATACTCGTTTCCGCGTTATCCGTGCTTTGGAACAACTGAGAACTAAAAAGCAAGTCAATCCTTCTAAGAAGCATGACAACCTGCCTCTATAA